One window from the genome of Candidatus Binatia bacterium encodes:
- the ctaD gene encoding cytochrome c oxidase subunit I → MNGERREHYLNVNYGVRSWLLTTDHKRIAWLYLVSITFFFFVGGFFATMIRLELLTPQGDLVQSETYNKLFTMHGVTMVFFFLIPAIPAVLGNFLIPMMIGARDLAFPRLNLASWYIFIVGGLFTLAASAAGGVDTGWTFYTPYSSIYSNTHVALTVVGIFVTGFSSILTGLNFIVTIHKMRAPGLTWFRLPLFVWSHYATSVIFILGTPVLAITLVLVGLERIFGLGIFDPARGGDPVLFQHLFWFYSHPAVYIMILPAMGVVSELIAGFSRKRIFGYTFVAFASLAIAVIGFLVWGHHMFVSGQSVHAGLVFSLLSFLVAIPSAIKVFNWTATLYKGSISYDAPMLYGLGFIGVFTIGGLTGLFLATLGFDVHVHDTYFVVAHFHYIMVGGSVMAYLGGIHYWWPKMTGRIYPEIWARLAALIVFLGFNLTFFPQFVLGYLGMPRRYHIYPPEFQVLNVMSSAGASILAVGYVLPLVYLIWSLRYGAVAGKNPWGARGLEWETGSPPPTNNFDTTPRVTAGAYAYEKEPGEVYSFGKTAHV, encoded by the coding sequence ATGAACGGAGAGCGCAGAGAGCACTACCTGAACGTCAATTACGGCGTGAGATCGTGGCTGCTCACGACCGACCACAAGCGCATCGCCTGGCTCTATCTGGTCTCGATCACGTTTTTCTTTTTCGTCGGCGGTTTCTTCGCCACGATGATCCGCCTCGAGCTCCTGACGCCGCAGGGAGATCTGGTCCAGTCGGAGACTTATAACAAGCTCTTCACCATGCACGGCGTCACGATGGTCTTTTTCTTCCTGATTCCGGCGATACCGGCGGTGCTGGGAAATTTTTTGATCCCGATGATGATCGGCGCGCGCGACCTCGCCTTCCCGCGTCTCAACCTCGCGAGCTGGTACATTTTCATCGTGGGCGGACTGTTCACCCTGGCGGCGTCGGCGGCCGGCGGCGTGGATACCGGCTGGACGTTTTACACGCCGTACAGCAGCATCTATTCGAACACGCACGTGGCGCTGACGGTCGTGGGAATTTTCGTCACCGGATTTTCCTCGATCCTCACCGGCCTCAACTTCATCGTCACGATTCACAAGATGCGCGCGCCGGGCCTCACGTGGTTCCGGCTGCCGCTGTTCGTCTGGTCGCATTACGCCACGAGCGTCATCTTCATTCTGGGGACGCCGGTGCTGGCGATCACGCTCGTGCTCGTGGGCCTCGAGCGGATCTTCGGCCTGGGAATCTTCGATCCGGCGCGGGGCGGGGACCCGGTCCTGTTCCAGCACCTGTTCTGGTTTTACTCGCATCCCGCGGTTTACATCATGATCCTGCCGGCGATGGGAGTCGTCAGCGAGCTGATCGCCGGTTTTTCACGCAAGCGGATCTTCGGCTACACGTTCGTCGCGTTCGCCAGTCTCGCGATCGCCGTGATCGGGTTTCTCGTCTGGGGACATCACATGTTCGTCTCCGGCCAGTCGGTCCACGCCGGTTTGGTATTTTCATTGCTGAGCTTTCTCGTGGCGATTCCCTCGGCGATCAAAGTTTTCAATTGGACGGCGACGCTCTACAAGGGGTCCATCTCCTACGACGCCCCGATGCTCTACGGGCTTGGATTCATCGGCGTGTTCACGATCGGAGGCCTGACGGGGTTATTTCTCGCCACCCTCGGGTTCGACGTCCACGTCCACGACACTTATTTCGTCGTCGCGCATTTTCATTACATCATGGTCGGCGGCTCGGTCATGGCCTATCTCGGCGGCATTCACTATTGGTGGCCCAAAATGACCGGGCGCATCTATCCGGAGATCTGGGCGCGCCTCGCGGCGCTGATCGTTTTTCTCGGCTTCAACCTGACGTTCTTCCCGCAGTTCGTGCTCGGCTATCTGGGGATGCCGCGCCGCTACCACATATATCCGCCGGAGTTTCAGGTGTTGAACGTGATGTCGTCCGCGGGCGCGTCGATCCTCGCCGTCGGCTACGTGCTGCCGCTCGTGTATCTGATCTGGTCGCTGCGCTACGGGGCCGTCGCCGGCAAAAATCCCTGGGGCGCGCGCGGGCTCGAATGGGAGACCGGCTCGCCGCCGCCGACGAATAACT